A portion of the Pseudomonas sp. GR 6-02 genome contains these proteins:
- the rplN gene encoding 50S ribosomal protein L14: protein MIQTQSMLDVADNSGARRVMCIKVLGGSHRRYAGIGDIIKVTVKEAIPRGKVKKGQVMTAVVVRTRHGVRRADGSIIRFDGNAAVLLNNKQEPIGTRIFGPVTRELRTEKFMKIVSLAPEVL from the coding sequence ATGATTCAGACTCAATCCATGCTCGATGTGGCCGATAACAGCGGCGCTCGCCGCGTTATGTGCATCAAGGTGCTGGGTGGCTCCCATCGTCGTTACGCTGGTATCGGTGACATCATCAAAGTTACCGTGAAGGAAGCAATTCCTCGCGGTAAGGTGAAAAAAGGCCAAGTGATGACTGCTGTTGTAGTCCGCACTCGTCACGGCGTTCGCCGTGCAGATGGCTCCATTATCCGCTTTGATGGCAACGCTGCTGTTCTTCTGAACAACAAGCAAGAGCCGATCGGCACCCGTATCTTTGGGCCAGTGACCCGTGAACTTCGTACTGAGAAGTTCATGAAGATCGTCTCGCTCGCCCCAGAAGTGCTGTAA
- the rpmC gene encoding 50S ribosomal protein L29, producing MKANELREKSAQQLNEQLLGLLRDQFNLRMQKATGQLGQSHLLSQVKRDIARVKTVLNQQAGK from the coding sequence ATGAAAGCGAATGAACTTCGTGAAAAATCCGCACAGCAGCTGAACGAGCAACTGCTCGGCCTGCTGCGCGACCAGTTCAATCTGCGTATGCAGAAAGCAACTGGCCAGTTGGGGCAGTCTCATCTGCTCTCGCAAGTTAAGCGTGACATCGCTCGCGTGAAGACTGTGCTCAACCAGCAGGCAGGTAAGTAA
- the rplB gene encoding 50S ribosomal protein L2 — MAIVKCKPTSPGRRFVVKVVNQELHKGAPHAPLLEKKSKSGGRNNNGRITTRHIGGGHKQHYRLVDFRRNDKDGIAATVERIEYDPNRTAHIALLLYADGERRYIIAPKGVSAGDQLIAGALAPIKPGNALQLRNIPVGSTVHGIELKPGKGAQIARSAGASAQLIAREGVYVTLRLRSGEMRKVLAECRATLGEVSNSEHSLRSLGKAGAKRWRGVRPTVRGVAMNPVDHPHGGGEGRTSGGRHPVSPWGFPTKGAKTRGNKRTDKMIVRRRK; from the coding sequence ATGGCAATCGTTAAATGCAAACCGACTTCCCCTGGCCGCCGTTTTGTGGTCAAGGTGGTCAACCAGGAGCTGCATAAAGGCGCTCCTCACGCACCGCTGCTCGAGAAAAAGTCGAAGTCTGGTGGTCGTAACAACAATGGTCGTATTACCACTCGTCACATCGGTGGTGGCCATAAGCAGCATTATCGTCTGGTCGATTTCCGTCGCAACGACAAAGATGGCATCGCTGCCACTGTTGAGCGTATCGAATACGATCCAAACCGTACTGCTCACATCGCTCTGCTGCTGTACGCAGATGGCGAGCGTCGCTACATCATTGCGCCTAAAGGCGTGAGTGCTGGCGACCAGCTGATCGCAGGTGCTCTGGCGCCGATCAAGCCGGGCAACGCTCTGCAACTGCGTAACATTCCAGTTGGTAGCACCGTACACGGCATCGAATTGAAGCCAGGTAAAGGCGCGCAAATCGCTCGTTCCGCTGGTGCTTCGGCTCAGCTGATCGCTCGTGAAGGTGTCTACGTGACCCTGCGTCTGCGTTCTGGTGAGATGCGTAAAGTGCTGGCTGAATGCCGCGCGACCCTGGGCGAAGTCTCGAACTCCGAGCACAGCCTGCGTTCGCTGGGTAAAGCTGGTGCCAAACGCTGGCGTGGCGTTCGCCCAACCGTTCGTGGTGTTGCCATGAACCCGGTTGACCACCCACATGGTGGTGGTGAAGGTCGTACCTCTGGTGGTCGTCATCCGGTATCGCCATGGGGCTTCCCGACTAAGGGCGCGAAGACTCGTGGTAATAAGCGTACCGACAAAATGATCGTCCGTCGTCGCAAGTAA
- the rpsQ gene encoding 30S ribosomal protein S17, whose amino-acid sequence MAEAEKTVRTLTGRVVSDKMDKTITVLIERRVKHPIYGKYVKRSTKLHAHDETNQCHIGDKVTIRETRPLAKTKSWALVDVLERAVEV is encoded by the coding sequence ATGGCTGAAGCCGAAAAAACTGTCCGTACGCTGACTGGCCGTGTTGTCAGCGACAAGATGGACAAAACCATCACCGTTCTGATCGAGCGTCGCGTTAAGCACCCGATCTACGGTAAATACGTTAAGCGTTCGACTAAGCTGCACGCGCACGACGAAACCAATCAGTGCCACATCGGCGACAAAGTCACTATTCGTGAAACTCGTCCTTTGGCCAAGACCAAGTCTTGGGCGCTGGTTGATGTTCTCGAACGCGCTGTGGAAGTCTAA
- the rpsC gene encoding 30S ribosomal protein S3, with translation MGQKVHPIGIRLGIVKEHTSVWYADGRTYADYLFADLKVREYLQDKLKSASVSRIDIHRPAQTARITIHTARPGIVIGKKGEDVEKLRQDLTKQMGVPVHINIEEIRKPELDGMLVAQSVAQQLERRVMFRRAMKRAVQNAMRIGAKGIKIQVSGRLGGAEIARTEWYREGRVPLHTLRADIDYANYEAHTTYGVIGVKVWIFKGEVIGGRQEELKPQAPAPRKKAAK, from the coding sequence ATGGGTCAGAAAGTACATCCCATTGGCATTCGCCTGGGAATCGTCAAGGAGCACACCTCCGTCTGGTACGCAGACGGTCGGACTTATGCGGACTACTTGTTCGCTGATCTGAAGGTGCGTGAGTATCTCCAAGACAAACTAAAAAGCGCGTCCGTAAGCCGTATCGATATCCATCGTCCGGCCCAAACTGCACGTATCACCATCCACACCGCTCGTCCAGGTATCGTTATCGGGAAGAAAGGTGAAGATGTTGAGAAACTGCGTCAGGACCTGACCAAGCAAATGGGTGTGCCTGTGCACATCAATATCGAAGAGATCCGCAAGCCGGAGCTCGACGGTATGCTGGTTGCGCAGAGCGTAGCTCAGCAGCTGGAGCGTCGCGTAATGTTCCGTCGCGCTATGAAGCGCGCTGTTCAGAACGCCATGCGCATTGGTGCCAAAGGCATCAAAATCCAAGTGAGCGGTCGTCTCGGCGGTGCTGAAATCGCACGTACTGAATGGTATCGCGAAGGTCGTGTGCCTCTGCACACCCTGCGTGCCGACATCGACTATGCCAACTACGAAGCTCACACCACTTATGGTGTGATCGGTGTAAAGGTTTGGATCTTCAAAGGCGAAGTAATTGGTGGTCGCCAAGAAGAACTGAAACCACAAGCACCAGCGCCTCGTAAAAAAGCTGCTAAGTAA
- the rplW gene encoding 50S ribosomal protein L23, with product MNQERVFKVLLGPHVSEKATVLADKKGQFVFKVATDATKLEIKKAVESLFSVKVERVTTLNVLGKSKRTARGLGKRNDWKKAVISLQPGQDLDFSSSAE from the coding sequence ATGAACCAGGAACGCGTATTTAAAGTTCTGCTTGGCCCGCACGTTTCCGAGAAGGCTACGGTTCTGGCAGACAAGAAAGGCCAGTTCGTTTTCAAGGTTGCCACTGACGCAACCAAGCTGGAAATCAAGAAGGCCGTCGAAAGCCTGTTCAGCGTGAAAGTAGAGCGTGTTACTACCCTGAATGTTCTGGGTAAGAGCAAGCGCACTGCTCGCGGTCTGGGCAAGCGTAATGACTGGAAGAAGGCAGTTATCTCCCTTCAGCCAGGCCAAGATCTCGATTTCAGCAGCAGTGCTGAGTAA
- the rpsS gene encoding 30S ribosomal protein S19, translating into MPRSLKKGPFIDLHLLKKIEVAAEKNDRKPVKTWSRRSMILPQMVGLTIAVHNGRQHVPVLVNEDMVGHKLGEFAGTRTYRGHVADKKAKR; encoded by the coding sequence GTGCCACGTTCTCTGAAAAAAGGTCCTTTTATCGATCTTCACCTACTGAAGAAGATCGAAGTGGCGGCGGAAAAGAACGATCGCAAACCAGTTAAAACCTGGTCGCGTCGCTCGATGATCCTGCCACAAATGGTCGGTCTGACCATCGCAGTACACAACGGTCGTCAACACGTCCCAGTTCTCGTTAACGAAGACATGGTCGGCCACAAACTGGGCGAGTTCGCCGGTACCCGCACATATCGTGGGCACGTGGCAGACAAGAAAGCCAAGCGTTAA
- the rplX gene encoding 50S ribosomal protein L24, whose protein sequence is MQKIRRDDEIIVIAGKDKGKRGKVLKVLADDRLVVGGLNLVKRHTKPNPMSGVQGGIVEKEAPLHASNVAIFNGETNKADRVGFKVEDGKKIRVFKSTQKAVDA, encoded by the coding sequence ATGCAAAAGATTCGTCGTGACGACGAGATCATCGTGATCGCCGGCAAAGACAAAGGTAAGCGCGGTAAGGTGCTGAAGGTTCTTGCTGATGACCGTCTGGTCGTTGGTGGTCTGAACCTGGTCAAGCGTCATACCAAGCCTAACCCGATGTCGGGCGTACAGGGCGGTATCGTCGAGAAAGAAGCGCCACTGCACGCTTCCAACGTCGCCATCTTCAACGGCGAAACCAACAAGGCTGACCGCGTTGGTTTCAAAGTAGAAGACGGTAAGAAAATTCGTGTCTTCAAGTCGACCCAAAAAGCGGTTGATGCTTGA
- the rplP gene encoding 50S ribosomal protein L16, whose protein sequence is MLQPKRTKFRKQMTGHNRGLALRGSKVSFGEFALKSVARGRLTARQIESARRALTRHVKRGGKIWIRVFPDKPISKKPLEVRMGKGKGNVEYWVAQIQPGKVLYEIEGVSEELAREAFALAAAKLPLATSFVKRTVM, encoded by the coding sequence ATGTTGCAACCAAAGCGTACGAAGTTCCGCAAGCAAATGACTGGTCACAACCGTGGCCTGGCATTGCGCGGTAGCAAAGTCAGCTTCGGCGAGTTCGCGCTGAAGTCTGTTGCTCGTGGTCGTCTCACCGCTCGTCAGATCGAGTCAGCGCGTCGTGCACTGACCCGTCACGTTAAACGTGGCGGCAAGATCTGGATCCGTGTATTCCCGGACAAGCCTATTTCCAAAAAGCCACTCGAAGTTCGGATGGGTAAAGGTAAGGGTAACGTGGAATACTGGGTTGCCCAGATTCAGCCAGGCAAAGTCCTGTATGAAATCGAGGGTGTTTCTGAAGAGCTGGCGCGTGAGGCTTTCGCCCTGGCTGCTGCAAAGCTGCCGCTCGCCACCTCCTTTGTTAAACGGACGGTGATGTGA
- the rplV gene encoding 50S ribosomal protein L22, whose translation MEVAAKLSGARISAQKARLVADQIRGKKVGEALNLLAFSSKKAAEIMKKVLESAVANAEHNEGADVDDLKVSTVFVNEGRSLKRIMPRAKGRADRIVKRSCHITVKVADK comes from the coding sequence ATGGAAGTAGCCGCTAAGTTGTCGGGCGCTCGAATCTCCGCCCAGAAAGCCCGCTTGGTCGCCGACCAGATCCGCGGGAAGAAGGTGGGCGAAGCGCTCAACCTGTTGGCTTTCAGCAGTAAGAAAGCCGCCGAGATCATGAAGAAAGTGCTGGAGTCGGCCGTAGCCAACGCCGAGCATAACGAAGGCGCAGACGTTGATGACCTGAAAGTCAGCACCGTTTTCGTTAACGAAGGGCGTTCGCTGAAGCGCATCATGCCACGTGCCAAAGGCCGTGCTGATCGCATCGTCAAGCGGTCTTGCCATATCACTGTCAAGGTTGCTGACAAGTAA